In Humulus lupulus chromosome 7, drHumLupu1.1, whole genome shotgun sequence, the following are encoded in one genomic region:
- the LOC133792465 gene encoding uncharacterized protein LOC133792465: MIFQDLLKGYIRKNISARCIMKIDLSKAYDTVDWLFVEKLLKSLCFPSRFINWIMICLKGTSYSLLMNGRIQGSFKGEKGLRQGDPISPLLFVLIMEYLTRLLAHNAGKKGFGFHPLCKQLRLTNLCFADDLIIFCKGNFNSVRFIHDAFKRFCDSSGLSANKSKSNIFFGGVKDEAKLKILDLMQMDEGTFPLKYLGVHLRPTKWQAADCGVILDKLHKNLNCWASRNLSFAGRAQLIHSVLLGIRNFWMSIFILPSKVTAAIDKCCRDFLWGSRGNRSKFHLPSWEKVCLPKNLGGIGFREGKKWNVAVMAKYIWASSSKQDCLWVKWINSIYLKNHTIWSIPFKQDMSWYFKKLLKVRQSTDYHSLQLAEKGGKFRVKKFYSSMIYAQRVIYAETVCNKLIVAKHRFIYWQIFNSQLLTRDHLSRFIPIISSLCPVCDLVLESHSHLFLDCLFSRRLFGEISSCLGVFKWPTSQVELQDWCLSATRGLKHQILNAVLAATLYFIWKNRNNCIFELACFTTSSVSSEIRKVVKCRILGLGLLRASKMDSYLINIVEGW, from the coding sequence ATGATTTTCCAGGACCTCTTAAAAGGGTATATTAGGAAGAATATTTCAGCTCGTTGCATTATGAAGATTGATCTCAGCAAGGCCTATGATACCGTTGATTGGCTCTTTGTAGAGAAGTTGCTTAAGAGTCTCTGTTTCCCTTCTAGATTTATTAATTGGATCATGATTTGTCTTAAAGGTACGAGTTACAGCCTCCTCATGAATGGTAGGATTCAGGGGTCGTTTAAAGGGGAAAAAGGTCTTCGTCAAGGTGACCCAATTTCGCCTCTGTTATTTGTGTTAATAATGGAGTACCTAACTAGACTTTTGGCTCACAACGCTGGTAAAAAAGGTTTCGGATTCCACCCTTTGTGCAAGCAGCTTAGATTAACTAACCTTTGCTTTGCAGATGATTTGATCATTTTTTGCAAAGGTAACTTCAACTCGGTGAGATTCATTCATGATGCCTTCAAGAGATTCTGTGATTCTTCAGGTCTCTCAGCGAATAAATCAAAATCTAATATCTTCTTTGGAGGCGTTAAAGATGAAGCTAAACTCAAGATACTTGATCTTATGCAAATGGATGAAGGTACTTTCCCTTTGAAGTACTTAGGTGTTCATCTTAGGCCTACTAAATGGCAGGCTGCTGATTGTGGGGTGATTTTGGACAAATTGCACAAGAATCTTAACTGCTGGGCGAGTAGGAACCTTTCCTTTGCAGGGCGGGCTCAGCTTATTCATTCAGTGCTGCTTGGTATTCGGAACTTTTGGATGAGCATCTTCATTCTGCCTTCCAAAGTCACAGCTGCTATTGATAAATGTTGTCGCGATTTCCTTTGGGGTTCTAGAGGAAATAGGAGTAAGTTTCATCTCCCATCTTGGGAGAAGGTGTGCCTTCCGAAAAATTTGGGTGGAATTGGCTTTCGTGAAGGCAAGAAGTGGAATGTAGCTGTGATGGCTAAGTATATTTGGGCCTCTTCTAGTAAGCAAGATTGTCTTTGGGTTAAATGGATTAATTCCATTTATCTTAAAAATCATACTATATGGAGTATTCCTTTTAAGCAAGATATGAGTTGGTACTTCAAGAAGCTTCTCAAAGTAAGGCAGTCTACTGACTATCATTCTTTGCAGCTTGCTGAAAAGGGAGGGAAGTTTAGAGTTAAGAAGTTTTATTCGTCCATGATTTATGCTCAAAGAGTTATATATGCAGAGACGGTTTGTAATAAACTCATTGTGGCCAAGCATAGATTTATCTATTGGCAGATTTTTAACTCTCAATTGCTGACCAGAGATCACTTGAGCCGCTTTATTCCTATCATATCCTCTCTTTGCCCTGTTTGTGATCTGGTCTTAGAATCACATAGTCACCTCTTTTTGGACTGTCTCTTTTCCCGAAGGCTTTTTGGGGAAATTAGCAGCTGTCTTGGGGTTTTTAAGTGGCCGACTTCTCAGGTGGAGCTACAGGATTGGTGCCTTTCTGCTACACGAGGCTTGAAGCACCAGATTCTCAATGCTGTTCTTGCAGCTACTTTGTatttcatttggaaaaacagaaACAATTGTATTTTTGAATTAGCTTGCTTTACTACCAGTAGTGTTAGTTCTGAAATTAGGAAAGTAGTTAAATGTAGAATCTTGGGTTTGGGTCTTCTTAGAGCTAGCAAAATGGACAGTTATTTGATCAATATTGTAGAGGGCTGGTAG